One window of the Ictidomys tridecemlineatus isolate mIctTri1 chromosome 11, mIctTri1.hap1, whole genome shotgun sequence genome contains the following:
- the Lrrc41 gene encoding leucine-rich repeat-containing protein 41 isoform X3 produces the protein MKTRPSSLESVTCWRAKFMEAFFSHVLRGTIDVSSDRRLCDQRFSPLLHSSRHVRQLTICNMLQGATELVAEPNRRVLETLASSLHTLKFRHLLFSDVAAQQSLRQLLHQLIHHGAVSQVSLYSWPVPESALFILILTMSAGFWQPGPGGPPCRLCGEASRGRAPSRDEGSLLLGSRRPRRDAAERCAAALMATRRKSEAKQMPRAATATRVTRRSTQESLTAGGTDPKRELHPPATSHEAPGTKRPPSAPATTSSATSSTSSSKRGPASSAPQPKPLKRFKRAAGKKGARTRQGSGAESEDLYDFVFIVAGEKEDGEEMEIGEVACGALDGSDPSCIGLPALEASQRFRSISTLELFTVPLSTEAALTLCHLLSSWVSLESLTLSYNGLGSNIFRLLDSLRALSGQAGCRLRALHLSDLFSPLPILELTRAIVRALPLLRVLSIRVDHPSQRDNPAVPGNAGPPNHIVGDEEIPENCLEQLEMGFPRGAQPAPLLCSVLKASGSLQQLSLDSATFASPQDFGLVLQTLKEYNLALKRLSFHDMNLADCQSEVLFLLQNLTLQEITFSFCRLFEKRPAQFLPEMVTAMKGNSTLKGLRLPGNRLGNAGLLALADVFSEDSSSSLCQLDISSNCIKPDGLLEFAKRLERWGRGAFGHLRLFQNWLDQDAVTAREAIRRLRATCHVVSDSWDSSQAFADYVSTM, from the exons AGTGTTACCTGTTGGCGAGCCAAGTTTATGGAGGCCTTTTTTTCCCATGTTCTGCGTGGGACCATTGATGTGTCTTCCGATAGGCGTCTTTGTGACCAGCGCTTCTCACCTCTTCTGCACAGCTCCCGCCATGTCCGACAGCTCACCATCTGTAACATGCTGCAGGGTGCAACTGAGCTAGTGGCTGAGCCCAACCGCAGGGTTCTGGAGACCCTGGCCAGTTCCCTGCACACCCTCAAGTTCCGCCACCTGCTCTTCTCTGATGTGGCTGCTCAGCAGTCACTTCGGCAGCTGTTACATCAGCTTATTCACCATGGGGCTGTCAGCCAAGTGTCGCTGTACTCCTGGCCTGTGCCTGAGTCAGCCCTTTTCATCCTTATCCTCACCATGAGTGCTGGTTTCTGGCAGCCAGGCCCTGGTGGCCCACCCTGCCGCCTCTGTGGAGAGGCCTCCCGAGGCAGGGCCCCATCCCGCGATGAAGGGTCCCTATTGCTTGGCTCACGCAGGCCTCGCCGGGATGCTGCTGAGCGATGTGCTGCAGCCCTCATGGCCACCCGGCGTAAGAGTGAAGCCAAGCAGATGCCTAGAGCTGCAACTGCCACTCGGGTAACTCGCAGGAGCACACAGGAGAGCCTCACAGCAGGTGGGACAGACCCTAAGAGGGAGCTGCACCCTCCAGCCACCTCCCATGAGGCCCCTGGTACCAAGCGGCCACCCTCTGCTCCAGCTACCACCTCCTCTGCCACCTCTTCCACATCCTCATCCAAACGGGGTCCAGCTAGTTCAGCCCCACAACCTAAGCCCTTAAAGCGTTTCAAGAGAGCTGCAGGAAAGAAGGGTGCTCGCACCCGTCAGGGGTCTGGTGCAGAGTCTGAAGACCTGTAtgactttgtttttattgtggCTGGTGAGAAAGAGgatggtgaagaaatggagaTTGGGGAAGTAGCTTGCGGAGCTTTGGATGGATCAGATCCCAGCTGCATAGGGCTTCCAGCACTGGAGGCCTCCCAACGATTCCGCAGCATCTCCACCTTGGAGTTATTCACAGTTCCTCTCTCCACGGAGGCAGCTCTGACACTATGCCACCTGCTGAGTTCCTGGGTGTCTCTGGAGAGCCTCACACTCTCCTACAATG GCTTGGGTTCTAATATCTTCCGCCTGCTGGACAGCCTGCGGGCCCTGTCAGGCCAGGCTGGATGTCGCCTCCGTGCCCTGCATCTCAGTGACCTGTTCTCACCACTGCCCATCCTGGAGCTGACACGTGCCATTGTGCGAGCCTTGCCCTTGCTGCGGGTCCTCTCTATTCGTGTTGATCACCCAAGCCAACGGGACAACCCTGCAGTGCCAGGGAATGCAGGGCCCCCTAACCACATAGTTGGGGATGAGGAGATACCAG AAAACTGTCTGGAGCAGCTGGAGATGGGATTTCCACGAGGCGCCCAGCCAGCCCCACTGCTTTGCTCTGTTCTGAAGGCCTCAGGTTCTCTGCAGCAGCTGTCCCTGGATAGTGCCACCTTTGCCTCTCCCCAGGATTTTGGGCTTGTGTTGCAGACACTCAAAG AGTACAACCTAGCCCTGAAGAGGCTGAGCTTCCATGACATGAATCTGGCCGACTGTCAGAGCGAGGTGCTCTTTTTGCTACAGAATCTGACTCTTCAAG AAATTACCTTCTCCTTCTGCCGTCTATTTGAGAAGCGCCCAGCCCAATTTCTGCCTGAGATGGTGACTGCTATGAAGGGCAACTCGACACTGAAGGGCCTTCGGCTGCCAGGGAACCGCCTGG GGAATGCTGGCCTGCTGGCCCTGGCAGATGTTTTCTCAGAggattcttcctcttctctctgtcagcTGGACATCAG TTCCAACTGCATCAAGCCAGATGGACTTCTGGAGTTTGCCAAGCGGCTGGAGCGCTGGGGCCGTGGAGCCTTTGGTCACCTGCGTCTCTTCCAGAACTGGCTGGACCAGGATGCAGTCACAGCCAGGGAAGCTATCCGGCGGCTCCGGGCCACCTGCCACGTGGTCAGCGACTCGTGGGACTCATCCCAGGCTTTCGCGGATTATGTCAGCACCATGTGA
- the Lrrc41 gene encoding leucine-rich repeat-containing protein 41 isoform X2, giving the protein MKVPSWEEEALKKALPGPILQSILPLLNIYYLERIEETALKKGLSTQAIWRRLWDELMKTRPSSLESVTCWRAKFMEAFFSHVLRGTIDVSSDRRLCDQRFSPLLHSSRHVRQLTICNMLQGATELVAEPNRRVLETLASSLHTLKFRHLLFSDVAAQQSLRQLLHQLIHHGAVSQVSLYSWPVPESALFILILTMSAGFWQPGPGGPPCRLCGEASRGRAPSRDEGSLLLGSRRPRRDAAERCAAALMATRRKSEAKQMPRAATATRVTRRSTQESLTAGGTDPKRELHPPATSHEAPGTKRPPSAPATTSSATSSTSSSKRGPASSAPQPKPLKRFKRAAGKKGARTRQGSGAESEDLYDFVFIVAGEKEDGEEMEIGEVACGALDGSDPSCIGLPALEASQRFRSISTLELFTVPLSTEAALTLCHLLSSWVSLESLTLSYNGLGSNIFRLLDSLRALSGQAGCRLRALHLSDLFSPLPILELTRAIVRALPLLRVLSIRVDHPSQRDNPAVPGNAGPPNHIVGDEEIPENCLEQLEMGFPRGAQPAPLLCSVLKASGSLQQLSLDSATFASPQDFGLVLQTLKEYNLALKRLSFHDMNLADCQSEVLFLLQNLTLQEITFSFCRLFEKRPAQFLPEMVTAMKGNSTLKGLRLPGNRLGNAGLLALADVFSEDSSSSLCQLDISSNCIKPDGLLEFAKRLERWGRGAFGHLRLFQNWLDQDAVTAREAIRRLRATCHVVSDSWDSSQAFADYVSTM; this is encoded by the exons AGTGTTACCTGTTGGCGAGCCAAGTTTATGGAGGCCTTTTTTTCCCATGTTCTGCGTGGGACCATTGATGTGTCTTCCGATAGGCGTCTTTGTGACCAGCGCTTCTCACCTCTTCTGCACAGCTCCCGCCATGTCCGACAGCTCACCATCTGTAACATGCTGCAGGGTGCAACTGAGCTAGTGGCTGAGCCCAACCGCAGGGTTCTGGAGACCCTGGCCAGTTCCCTGCACACCCTCAAGTTCCGCCACCTGCTCTTCTCTGATGTGGCTGCTCAGCAGTCACTTCGGCAGCTGTTACATCAGCTTATTCACCATGGGGCTGTCAGCCAAGTGTCGCTGTACTCCTGGCCTGTGCCTGAGTCAGCCCTTTTCATCCTTATCCTCACCATGAGTGCTGGTTTCTGGCAGCCAGGCCCTGGTGGCCCACCCTGCCGCCTCTGTGGAGAGGCCTCCCGAGGCAGGGCCCCATCCCGCGATGAAGGGTCCCTATTGCTTGGCTCACGCAGGCCTCGCCGGGATGCTGCTGAGCGATGTGCTGCAGCCCTCATGGCCACCCGGCGTAAGAGTGAAGCCAAGCAGATGCCTAGAGCTGCAACTGCCACTCGGGTAACTCGCAGGAGCACACAGGAGAGCCTCACAGCAGGTGGGACAGACCCTAAGAGGGAGCTGCACCCTCCAGCCACCTCCCATGAGGCCCCTGGTACCAAGCGGCCACCCTCTGCTCCAGCTACCACCTCCTCTGCCACCTCTTCCACATCCTCATCCAAACGGGGTCCAGCTAGTTCAGCCCCACAACCTAAGCCCTTAAAGCGTTTCAAGAGAGCTGCAGGAAAGAAGGGTGCTCGCACCCGTCAGGGGTCTGGTGCAGAGTCTGAAGACCTGTAtgactttgtttttattgtggCTGGTGAGAAAGAGgatggtgaagaaatggagaTTGGGGAAGTAGCTTGCGGAGCTTTGGATGGATCAGATCCCAGCTGCATAGGGCTTCCAGCACTGGAGGCCTCCCAACGATTCCGCAGCATCTCCACCTTGGAGTTATTCACAGTTCCTCTCTCCACGGAGGCAGCTCTGACACTATGCCACCTGCTGAGTTCCTGGGTGTCTCTGGAGAGCCTCACACTCTCCTACAATG GCTTGGGTTCTAATATCTTCCGCCTGCTGGACAGCCTGCGGGCCCTGTCAGGCCAGGCTGGATGTCGCCTCCGTGCCCTGCATCTCAGTGACCTGTTCTCACCACTGCCCATCCTGGAGCTGACACGTGCCATTGTGCGAGCCTTGCCCTTGCTGCGGGTCCTCTCTATTCGTGTTGATCACCCAAGCCAACGGGACAACCCTGCAGTGCCAGGGAATGCAGGGCCCCCTAACCACATAGTTGGGGATGAGGAGATACCAG AAAACTGTCTGGAGCAGCTGGAGATGGGATTTCCACGAGGCGCCCAGCCAGCCCCACTGCTTTGCTCTGTTCTGAAGGCCTCAGGTTCTCTGCAGCAGCTGTCCCTGGATAGTGCCACCTTTGCCTCTCCCCAGGATTTTGGGCTTGTGTTGCAGACACTCAAAG AGTACAACCTAGCCCTGAAGAGGCTGAGCTTCCATGACATGAATCTGGCCGACTGTCAGAGCGAGGTGCTCTTTTTGCTACAGAATCTGACTCTTCAAG AAATTACCTTCTCCTTCTGCCGTCTATTTGAGAAGCGCCCAGCCCAATTTCTGCCTGAGATGGTGACTGCTATGAAGGGCAACTCGACACTGAAGGGCCTTCGGCTGCCAGGGAACCGCCTGG GGAATGCTGGCCTGCTGGCCCTGGCAGATGTTTTCTCAGAggattcttcctcttctctctgtcagcTGGACATCAG TTCCAACTGCATCAAGCCAGATGGACTTCTGGAGTTTGCCAAGCGGCTGGAGCGCTGGGGCCGTGGAGCCTTTGGTCACCTGCGTCTCTTCCAGAACTGGCTGGACCAGGATGCAGTCACAGCCAGGGAAGCTATCCGGCGGCTCCGGGCCACCTGCCACGTGGTCAGCGACTCGTGGGACTCATCCCAGGCTTTCGCGGATTATGTCAGCACCATGTGA